One window of the Hoplias malabaricus isolate fHopMal1 chromosome Y, fHopMal1.hap1, whole genome shotgun sequence genome contains the following:
- the LOC136677894 gene encoding unconventional myosin-Ih-like, with product FAFSDWQKRKGKLGHLDLEGALTARDQVGVQDFVLLDAHNSETAFLDNLKKRFSEDLIYTYIGTLLISVNPYKQLDIYSKKHMDLYMGVNFYELPPHIYALADNAYHTMLAEANNHFILISGESGAGKTEASKKILQYYAVSCPSSALLDTVRDRMLMSNPVLEAFGNAKTLKNDNSSRFGKYMDIQFDTQGDAVGGHILSYLLEKSRVAHQNHGERNFHIFYQLVEGGEEDLLRQLGLERDIQHYKYLVQGKCSSVSSINDKNDWKTVKNALSVIHFDDSDTEHLFGVVASVLHLGNVHFDRDTRGYAVLNSNAELRWVSKLVGVHVQVLQEALTYRKIEAKTDEVMCPFTVDHAVYVRDALAKAIYGRTFTWLVNRINESLENQDSSRKTVIGLLDIYGFEVFNVNSFEQFCINYCNEKLQQLFIQLTLKAEQEEYEAEGIEWEPVQFFNNKIICDLVEEKYRGIISVLDEECLRPGDTTDLTFLEKLEEKMGNHPHFVTHKLADKKTRKSLDRGDFRLLHYAGEVTYCVVGFIDKNNDLLYRNIKEAMRQSKNSIIRQCFFYDETDSRRRPETVATQFKNSLLELTEILMAKEAWYVRCLKSNDNKQSGKFDEVLVRHQVKYLGLMEHLRVRRAGFAYRRRYEEFLKRYKPLCPDTWPHWKGGPSEGVERLVKHIGYQPEEYKMGRTKIFIRYARTLFATEDAFEICKHELATRIQAKYRGYRIKGEFQKKKEAATKIETCWRGVQARKEREKRAWAVKVIKKFIKGYMTRGQANTTDNSEYLAFVRQSYLNRLKECLPKTVLDKTTWLTPPPVMKEAAEFLRQLHSRWLVRKYVRGITPQKKAQMQQKVITSAIFKGKKDSYPQSIAVPFLDTRISEQDINMHVLQIIRHERIKYSVPVVKYDRNGFKPRPRQLILTQSALYLTEEAKIKQRVEYASLKGVSVSNLGDTMIILHFTNDDPKQKGDLVLQCDHLYEVLTKLSTLANKQNAIKVLQGSITFEIQKGKESFVDFSTGQEPMVCKGKNGHLMVVSENYILKDI from the exons tttgcaTTCTCTGATTGGCAGAAAAGAAAGGGTAAACTGGGTCACCTggacctggagggggcactaacGGCTAGAGACCAAGTTGGGGTCCAGGACTTTGTGCTGCTGGACGCTCACAACAGTGAAACAGCCTTCCTGGACAACCTGAAGAAGCGCTTCTCTGAGGATCTCATATAT ACCTATATAGGGACCCTTCTGATCTCGGTCAATCCGTACAAACAGCTGGATATATACAGCAAGAAACACATGGACCTTTATATGGGAGTCAATTTCTATGAGCTTCCACCTCACAT ATATGCACTGGCTGATAATGCCTACCACACCATGCTAGCAGAGGCTAACAACCACTTCATTCTGATCTCTGGAGAGAGTGGGGCAGGCAAAACCGAGGCGTCCAAAAAGATCCTGCAGTACTACGCAGTGAGCTGTCCCAGCAGTGCCCTCCTGGACACTGTCCGTGATCGCATGCTCATGTCCAACCCTGTCCTGGAG GCCTTTGGAAATGCCAAAACACTGAAGAATGACAACTCCAGCCGCTTTGGAAAATACATGGACATCCAGTTTGACACACAG GGAGATGCAGTTGGGGGTCATATCCTGAGTTATTTGCTGGAGAAATCACGTGTAGCCCATCAGAACCACGGTGAGAGGAACTTCCACATCTTCTACCAGCTAGtggagggaggagaggaggatcTGCTGAGGCAGCTGGGCCTGGAGAGAGACATACAGCACTATAAATACCTGGTACAG GGAAAGTGTTCCAGTGTGAGCTCCATCAATGATAAGAACGACTGGAAAACTGTCAAAAACGCCCTGTCAGTCATCCACTTTGATGACAGTGATACTGAG CACTTGTTTGGGGTCGTTGCAAGTGTCCTCCACCTGGGGAATGTCCATTTCGACAGAGACACCAGAGGCTATGCCGTCCTCAACTCCAACGCAGAACTACGCTGGGTGTCTAAG CTGGTTGGGGTCCATGTCCAGGTTCTTCAAGAAGCTCTGACCTACAGGAAAATTGAAGCCAAAACTGACGAG GTGATGTGTCCCTTCACAGTGGACCATGCCGTTTATGTCAGAGACGCTCTGGCCAAAGCTATTTATGGACGAACCTTCACTTGGCTGGTCAACCGCATCAACGAATCTCTGgagaaccag GACTCGAGCAGAAAGACTGTGATTGGGCTGCTTGACATCTACGGGTTTGAGGTGTTCAATGTGAACAG TTTTGAGCAGTTTTGCATTAATTACTGCAATGAGAAGCTCCAGCAGCTGTTCATCCAGCTCACACTCAAGGCAGAGCAGGAGGAGTATGAGGCTGAGGGCATTGAG tgggaACCAGTACAGTTCTTCAATAACAAAATCATCTGTGACCTTGTGGAGGAGAAGTACAGAGGAATCATCTCAGTGCTG gatgAGGAATGTCTGAGGCCTGGTGACACCACAGATCTCACATTTCTGGAGAAACTGGAGGAAAAAATGGGGAACCATCCTCACTTTGTTAC ACACAAACTGGCTGATAAGAAAACCCGAAAATCTCTGGACAGAGGGGACTTTCGTCTGCTTCATTATGCTGGCGAGGTCACGTACTGTGTTGTAG GCTTCATTGACAAAAACAACGACCTGTTGTACAGAAATATCAAAGAG GCCATGCGTCAGTCTAAGAACTCTATAATCCGCCAGTGTTTCTTTTACGATGAGACAGACAGCAGGAGACGGCCTGAGACG GTGGCGACTCAGTTTAAGAACAGTCTGCTGGAGCTGACAGAGATCCTGATGGCGAAAGAGGCCTGGTACGTACGCTGCCTCAAGTCCAACGACAACAAACAGTCAG GAAAGTTTGATGAAGTCCTGGTGAGGCACCAGGTGAAGTATTTGGGCCTGATGGAGCATCTGAGGGTCCGGAGAGCTGGGTTTGCGTATCGGAGGAGATATGAAGAATTTCTGAAAAG GTATAAGCCCCTGTGTCCAGACACCTGGCCACACTGGAAAGGAGGGCCCTCTGAGGGGGTGGAGAGACTGGTCAAACACATCGGCTACCAGCCTGAAGAATACAAAATGGGCAG AACTAAAATATTTATCCGTTATGCCAGGACATTGTTTGCCACTGAAGACGCCTTTGAGATCTGTAAACACGAGCTGG CTACTAGAATCCAGGCAAAGTACAGGGGTTACCGAATTAAAGGAGAGTTTCAGAAGAAAAAGGAAGCAG CAACTAAAATCGAGACGTGCTGGAGGGGAGTTCAGGCtcggaaagagagagagaaacgagcTTGGGCCGTCAAAGTCATCAAAAA GTTTATTAAAGGCTACATGACGCGTGGTCAGGCGAACACCACCGATAACTCTGAATACCTGGCCTTCGTCAGACAGAGCTACCTCAACAGACTCAAAGAGTGTCTACCGAAGACAGTTCTGGACAAAACCACATGGCTCACCCCTCCTCCAGTAATGAAAGAG GCAGCAGAGTTCCTGAGGCAGCTGCATTCACGCTGGCTGGTGAGGAAGTATGTAAGAGGCATCACCCCCCAGAAGAAAGCTCAG ATGCAGCAGAAGGTCATCACCAGTGCCATATTTAAAGGGAAGAAGGACAGTTATCCTCAGAGCATTGCTGTCCCTTTCCTGGACACTAGAATCA GTGAGCAGGATATTAACATGCACGTCCTGCAGATAATACGCCATGAACGCATCAAG tacAGTGTTCCTGTAGTAAAGTACGATCGTAACGGGTTTAAGCCGAGACCAAGGCAGTTAATCCTGACCCAGTCTGCACTGTATCTCACTGAAGAGGCCAAAATCAAACAGAGAGTTGAATATGCCTCACTCAAAG GCGTTTCTGTCAGTAATCTGGGGGACACCATGATCATCCTCCATTTCACTAATGATGACCCCAAACAGAAG GGAGATCTGGTGCTGCAGTGTGATCATCTCTATGAAGTTCTGACCAAACTGAGCACGCTCGCAAACAAGCAGAATGCCATCAAAGTGCTCCAGGGAAG CATAACGTTTGAAATCCAGAAGGGTAAGGAGAGCTTTGTGGACTTCAGCACTGGGCAGGAGCCCATGGTGTGCAAGGGCAAAAACGGCCATCTAATGGTGGTGAGTGAAAATTACATCCTTAAAGATATTTAA